From Pseudarthrobacter equi, a single genomic window includes:
- a CDS encoding histidine phosphatase family protein, whose product MNDDGLTEAVQEAGAVELLLIRHGESEGNVAATEANLAGAEIIEVPARDADVNLSEVGREQATALGTALARIADESRPDAVVSSPYERAHQTAQIAVETAGWPVKVQVDERLRDRELGILDRLTRLGVETRYPEEAERRSWQGKLYYRPPGGESWADVALRLRSVLDELNSLGTGHRVMLVCHDAVILLFRYVLEGMTEQELLDLAASTSVLNASMTRYVRPTGEGPWTLESFNVADHLAEQGVEVTEHAGDASVRPR is encoded by the coding sequence ATGAACGACGACGGACTGACGGAAGCGGTGCAGGAGGCCGGTGCGGTGGAGCTGCTGCTGATCCGGCACGGCGAGAGCGAAGGCAACGTGGCCGCCACGGAGGCGAATCTGGCGGGTGCGGAGATCATCGAGGTTCCGGCGCGGGACGCGGACGTGAACCTGTCCGAGGTGGGCCGGGAACAGGCGACCGCCTTGGGTACGGCGCTGGCCCGGATCGCTGACGAATCGCGGCCGGACGCGGTGGTGTCCTCCCCCTACGAGAGGGCCCACCAGACAGCTCAGATCGCGGTGGAGACGGCAGGCTGGCCCGTGAAAGTGCAGGTGGATGAGCGGCTGCGCGACCGCGAGTTGGGCATCCTGGACCGGCTGACCCGCCTGGGCGTTGAGACGCGGTACCCGGAGGAGGCCGAACGGCGGTCCTGGCAGGGGAAGCTGTACTACCGTCCGCCCGGCGGGGAATCATGGGCCGATGTGGCGCTCCGGCTCCGCTCCGTGCTGGACGAGCTGAACAGCCTCGGCACCGGGCACCGGGTGATGCTGGTCTGCCACGACGCCGTGATCCTGCTGTTCCGCTACGTGCTGGAGGGCATGACGGAGCAGGAACTGTTGGACCTCGCTGCCAGCACCTCGGTGCTGAACGCGTCGATGACCCGGTACGTGCGGCCTACCGGCGAGGGGCCGTGGACGCTGGAAAGCTTCAACGTCGCTGACCACTTGGCCGAACAGGGCGTCGAAGTTACCGAACATGCCGGGGATGCCAGTGTCCGCCCGCGGTGA
- a CDS encoding S9 family peptidase, translated as MTSTPLQNSASTPASAATPPVAKKVPTDRTHHGDTYVDNYEWLRDKESAEVVEHLKAENAYQEAVTAHQEPLREAIFQEIKGRTQETDLSVPHRKDGWWYFSRSVEGKEYGIQCRVRASDTDDRIADWTPPAVEPGVEIPGEEVLLDGNVEAEGKPFFSVGGTAVTVDGTLYAYAVDNSGDERFTLRIKDLRTSELLPDVIENIFYGVSFSPDGTRIFYTVVDDSWRPYQVKAHALGTPVSEDTVIYQEDDTAMWLGFELSSDRRYLILGIGCSEYSETRLLRFDDPAQELTTVISRDERVLYEAEPFLLEGPDGAKAEKILLTHNRGAINSMVSLADPAELAKPLAEQAWQTVVEHSDDVRVNGASVTSTHLIASIRKDTIERVQVMGLAGLGTAAQQEPVEPAFDEELYTAGVGGSDYEAPVIRLGYTSYFTPSRIYDFVLPTAEQPAGELLLRKESPVLGGYDGSDYVATREWATAADGTRIPLSVLRHKSVRQDSTAAGLVYGYGSYELSRDPEFGIARLSLLDRGVVFVMAHVRGGGELGRHWYEDGKKLTKKNTFTDFVDATDWLANSGWVDPARIAAMGGSAGGLLMGAIANMAPEKYKAVVAQVPFVDPLTSILDPDLPLSALEWEEWGNPITDADVYAYMKSYSPYENVRDVAYPKIAAVTSFNDTRVLYVEPAKWVQELRNRTTGSEPILMKIEMDGGHGGASGRYVQWRERAWDYAFIADSLGATELLPGAGLK; from the coding sequence ATGACCTCCACTCCGCTGCAGAACTCCGCCAGCACGCCAGCGTCCGCCGCCACCCCGCCCGTGGCCAAGAAGGTGCCCACCGACAGGACGCACCACGGGGACACCTACGTGGACAACTATGAGTGGCTGCGGGACAAGGAGTCCGCCGAGGTGGTGGAGCACCTGAAGGCCGAGAACGCCTACCAGGAAGCGGTCACCGCCCACCAGGAGCCGCTGCGCGAAGCCATCTTCCAGGAGATCAAGGGCCGCACGCAGGAAACCGACCTCTCGGTTCCGCACCGCAAGGACGGCTGGTGGTACTTCAGCCGCTCGGTGGAGGGCAAGGAGTACGGCATCCAGTGCCGTGTCCGCGCCAGCGACACCGATGACAGGATCGCCGACTGGACCCCTCCGGCCGTGGAGCCCGGCGTCGAAATCCCCGGCGAAGAAGTCCTGCTGGACGGCAACGTCGAGGCCGAGGGCAAGCCGTTCTTCTCCGTGGGCGGCACCGCCGTGACAGTGGACGGCACCCTCTACGCCTACGCCGTGGACAACTCCGGCGACGAACGCTTCACCCTCCGGATCAAGGACCTCCGCACCAGCGAGCTGCTGCCGGACGTCATTGAGAACATCTTCTACGGTGTGTCCTTCTCCCCCGACGGCACCCGCATTTTCTACACCGTGGTGGATGACTCGTGGCGCCCATACCAGGTGAAGGCGCACGCCCTGGGCACCCCGGTCAGCGAGGACACGGTGATCTACCAGGAGGACGACACCGCCATGTGGCTGGGCTTCGAGCTGTCTTCGGACCGGCGCTACCTGATACTGGGCATCGGCTGCTCCGAGTACAGCGAAACCCGGCTGCTCCGCTTCGACGACCCCGCACAGGAGCTCACCACCGTCATTTCGCGGGACGAGCGCGTCCTGTACGAGGCGGAGCCGTTCCTGCTCGAAGGCCCCGACGGCGCCAAGGCCGAGAAGATCCTGCTCACCCACAACCGCGGCGCCATCAACTCCATGGTCTCCCTGGCGGACCCCGCCGAGCTGGCAAAGCCGCTGGCTGAGCAGGCCTGGCAGACCGTCGTCGAGCATTCCGACGACGTCCGCGTCAACGGTGCCAGCGTCACCTCCACGCACCTCATCGCCTCCATCCGCAAGGACACCATCGAGCGCGTCCAGGTGATGGGACTCGCCGGTCTGGGCACGGCCGCGCAGCAGGAACCGGTGGAGCCGGCGTTTGACGAGGAGCTCTACACCGCCGGGGTGGGCGGCTCGGACTATGAGGCACCCGTGATCCGGCTGGGCTACACGTCCTACTTCACGCCGTCGCGCATTTACGACTTCGTCCTGCCCACCGCGGAGCAGCCCGCCGGCGAGCTGCTGCTGCGCAAAGAGAGCCCGGTGCTGGGCGGCTACGACGGCAGCGACTACGTGGCCACCCGGGAATGGGCCACGGCGGCGGATGGCACCCGCATCCCACTGTCCGTCCTCCGGCACAAAAGCGTCAGGCAGGATTCGACGGCGGCCGGCTTGGTCTACGGGTACGGCTCCTACGAACTCAGCAGGGACCCGGAGTTCGGCATCGCGCGGCTCTCGCTGCTGGACCGCGGCGTGGTGTTCGTGATGGCGCATGTCCGCGGCGGCGGTGAGCTGGGCCGGCACTGGTACGAGGACGGCAAGAAGCTCACCAAGAAGAACACGTTCACGGACTTCGTGGACGCCACGGACTGGCTGGCCAATTCCGGGTGGGTGGACCCGGCGCGAATCGCGGCCATGGGCGGCTCGGCGGGCGGCCTGCTGATGGGAGCCATCGCCAACATGGCGCCGGAAAAGTACAAGGCCGTGGTGGCCCAGGTACCGTTCGTGGACCCGCTCACCAGCATCCTGGACCCGGACCTGCCCCTCTCGGCCCTCGAGTGGGAGGAATGGGGCAACCCGATTACCGACGCCGATGTGTACGCGTACATGAAGTCCTACTCGCCCTACGAAAACGTGCGGGACGTGGCCTACCCCAAGATCGCCGCCGTGACGTCCTTCAACGACACCCGCGTCCTCTACGTGGAGCCCGCCAAATGGGTGCAGGAACTGCGGAACCGCACCACCGGATCCGAGCCCATCCTCATGAAGATCGAGATGGACGGCGGGCACGGCGGCGCCTCCGGGCGCTACGTGCAGTGGCGCGAACGGGCGTGGGACTACGCATTCATTGCCGACTCCCTGGGCGCCACCGAGCTGCTGCCGGGGGCCGGACTGAAGTAA
- a CDS encoding ADP-dependent NAD(P)H-hydrate dehydratase translates to MPVSARGDSGPQLVTPSLLRDWRLPAPGEDKYSRGSVLVVGGARNTPGAALLAGTAALRAGAGKLTLAVAESVAVQVGVALPECGDIGLPETSDGSVTAEGVDRISANLDSADAILVGPGLDDPDLARELLEALLAREEAAGSSGDAAGDRQAGGKHDDGGPGSGASGREGGPAVVLDAFALAALAELEDRVGPWRGRLILTPNPTEAGILLGRDPEDLETDVAEIARRFGAVVSCQGLIARAPGVGPEESGLWKITTGYGGLGTSGSGDVLAGAIAGVRARGTTGAQAACWGTHLHAAAADRLASRMGPLGFLARELADELPALMLELGT, encoded by the coding sequence ATGCCAGTGTCCGCCCGCGGTGACTCCGGCCCCCAGCTGGTGACGCCCTCGCTGCTGCGGGACTGGCGGCTGCCTGCCCCTGGCGAGGACAAGTATTCGCGCGGCTCGGTTCTGGTGGTTGGCGGGGCGCGGAACACCCCCGGTGCTGCACTGCTGGCCGGTACCGCCGCGCTGCGGGCCGGGGCAGGAAAGCTGACGCTCGCCGTGGCCGAATCAGTGGCGGTCCAGGTGGGTGTCGCCCTGCCCGAGTGCGGCGACATCGGGCTGCCGGAAACCTCTGACGGATCGGTCACCGCTGAGGGCGTGGACCGGATTTCGGCCAACCTGGACTCGGCCGATGCCATCCTGGTAGGCCCCGGGCTCGACGATCCGGACCTGGCCCGGGAGCTTCTTGAGGCGCTCCTGGCCCGCGAAGAGGCAGCCGGTTCTTCAGGGGACGCTGCCGGTGACAGGCAAGCCGGCGGGAAGCACGACGACGGCGGCCCAGGCTCCGGCGCATCCGGCCGGGAAGGAGGTCCCGCCGTCGTCCTTGACGCCTTTGCGCTGGCCGCGCTTGCGGAGCTGGAGGACCGCGTGGGCCCGTGGCGGGGCCGGCTGATCCTGACCCCGAACCCCACCGAGGCCGGCATCCTGCTGGGCCGGGACCCTGAGGACCTGGAAACGGACGTGGCCGAAATCGCCCGCAGGTTCGGCGCGGTGGTGAGCTGCCAGGGGCTGATCGCGCGGGCGCCGGGCGTTGGCCCGGAGGAGTCGGGGCTGTGGAAGATCACCACGGGCTACGGCGGGCTGGGAACCTCGGGCAGCGGGGACGTCCTGGCCGGGGCGATCGCCGGAGTGCGGGCCCGCGGAACCACCGGCGCGCAAGCCGCCTGCTGGGGGACGCACCTGCACGCGGCGGCGGCCGACCGGCTGGCCAGCAGGATGGGACCGCTCGGATTCCTGGCCCGCGAACTCGCCGACGAACTGCCGGCGCTCATGCTGGAGCTCGGTACCTGA
- a CDS encoding Hsp20/alpha crystallin family protein, with protein sequence MLMRTDPFRELDRLAQQVLGTAARPAAMPMDAWREGHDFVVAFDLPGVSPESVDLDVERNVLTVRAERPDPAANNTELIASERPRGVFSRQLILGDTLDTENVKASYDAGVLTLRIPVAEKAKPRKIEIEMKGAKQEIAA encoded by the coding sequence ATGTTGATGCGAACCGATCCGTTCCGCGAGCTGGACAGGCTGGCCCAGCAGGTCCTCGGCACGGCGGCCCGTCCGGCAGCCATGCCGATGGACGCCTGGCGCGAGGGCCATGACTTTGTGGTCGCCTTCGACCTTCCCGGAGTTTCGCCCGAGTCCGTGGACCTGGATGTTGAACGCAACGTGCTGACAGTACGCGCCGAACGCCCGGACCCTGCCGCCAACAACACCGAACTGATCGCCTCCGAACGGCCGCGCGGTGTCTTCAGCCGCCAGTTGATCCTTGGCGACACCCTGGACACGGAAAACGTGAAGGCCAGCTACGACGCCGGCGTCCTGACGTTGCGGATCCCGGTTGCCGAGAAGGCCAAGCCGCGCAAGATCGAAATCGAGATGAAGGGGGCCAAGCAGGAAATCGCAGCCTAG
- a CDS encoding NAD(P)/FAD-dependent oxidoreductase, which produces MAALHEVVIIGGGNAGVSLAARLERYGVKDLALIEPKDHHFYQPLFSHIAGGRAQAKEAVRSQASVIPPGVEWIRDAAVDVDANTNTVTLASGSTVGYGQLVVCPGLQYDWDAVPGLADAVHSPHGTTHYEFELASKAWTLLSGLTSGTAVFTMPAGPIKCGGASQKPMYLACDYWRQQGVLDKIRVVMVQPYPTVFGVPEVDRELDRKIAEYGIELRTDSELVSVDAARREATIRNLGSGSRETLQYDVLNAVPPQSAPDWLKATDLPTPADKGGFVEVDRQTLRHLRYPNVWSLGDAAGTTNSKSGGALRKQTKVLAKNLVATRKGKPPTQKYNGYSVCPFTVSRDTVVFAEFDDRYRPMPTIPRIPTWNESKASWVVDRDVFPQVYWNLILKGRA; this is translated from the coding sequence GTGGCCGCTTTGCATGAAGTGGTCATCATTGGCGGCGGCAACGCGGGAGTGTCGCTGGCGGCGCGGCTGGAGCGGTACGGGGTTAAGGACCTGGCGCTCATCGAGCCCAAGGACCACCACTTCTACCAGCCACTGTTTTCCCACATTGCCGGCGGCCGCGCACAGGCGAAGGAGGCCGTCCGGAGCCAGGCCTCGGTGATCCCGCCCGGCGTCGAATGGATCCGGGATGCCGCCGTGGACGTGGACGCGAACACCAACACGGTCACGCTGGCATCCGGCTCAACTGTCGGGTACGGGCAGCTGGTGGTTTGCCCTGGGCTGCAGTACGACTGGGACGCCGTGCCGGGCCTGGCTGATGCTGTCCATTCGCCGCACGGCACCACCCACTACGAGTTCGAGCTGGCATCAAAAGCCTGGACCCTCCTTAGCGGCCTGACCTCCGGGACGGCCGTGTTCACCATGCCTGCCGGGCCCATCAAATGCGGCGGAGCCAGCCAGAAGCCCATGTACCTGGCCTGCGACTACTGGCGGCAACAGGGCGTCCTGGACAAGATCCGCGTGGTGATGGTGCAGCCCTACCCCACCGTGTTCGGCGTGCCGGAGGTGGACCGCGAATTGGACCGGAAGATCGCCGAGTACGGCATTGAGCTGCGGACGGACAGCGAACTGGTGTCCGTGGACGCGGCACGCCGGGAGGCGACCATCCGCAATCTCGGCTCGGGCAGCCGGGAAACCCTGCAATATGACGTCCTCAACGCGGTGCCGCCGCAGTCCGCGCCGGACTGGCTGAAAGCCACCGACCTCCCCACCCCGGCGGACAAGGGCGGTTTCGTGGAGGTGGACCGGCAGACCCTCCGCCACCTGCGGTACCCCAACGTCTGGTCCTTGGGGGACGCCGCAGGCACCACCAACTCGAAGTCCGGCGGGGCGCTGCGCAAACAGACCAAGGTCCTGGCCAAGAACCTGGTGGCCACCCGGAAAGGAAAGCCGCCCACGCAGAAGTACAACGGCTATTCGGTCTGCCCGTTCACGGTCTCACGCGACACCGTGGTGTTCGCCGAGTTCGACGACAGGTACCGGCCTATGCCCACCATTCCGCGAATCCCCACCTGGAACGAAAGCAAGGCGTCCTGGGTGGTGGACCGCGACGTCTTCCCGCAGGTCTACTGGAACCTCATCCTCAAGGGCCGGGCGTAG
- a CDS encoding hypervirulence associated TUDOR domain-containing protein — translation MSLSKGTHVEWNTSQGKTHGKVVEKKTSDFELDGNTHRASKDEPQYVVESDKTGARAAHKASALTEKK, via the coding sequence ATGTCACTCAGCAAGGGAACGCACGTGGAGTGGAACACCTCCCAGGGCAAGACGCACGGCAAGGTCGTGGAGAAGAAAACCAGCGACTTCGAACTGGACGGCAACACCCACCGCGCCAGCAAGGATGAACCGCAATACGTTGTGGAGTCGGACAAGACCGGCGCCCGGGCAGCGCACAAGGCGTCGGCACTGACCGAGAAGAAGTAG